A DNA window from Mycolicibacter terrae contains the following coding sequences:
- a CDS encoding PPE family protein: protein MLDYGALPPEVNSGRMYTGPGSAPMMSAASAWRAMAAELASAAHGYETVVSELSNEEWLGPGSASMSAAAAPYIAWMNTTAAQAEQAATQATAAATAFETARAATVPPAVVSTNRVQQAALVATNILGINTPAIAALDAHYAEMWAQDAAAMYGYASGSAAASQVTPFSEPAQTTNPAGLAGQGAAVTQATGTSTANSTAQAAQMISTLPNALQSMATPAASTDWIEQIIEFLYNDPINGYAYMFGTPLYNLFNTAGTGAAFIPSALLPSLIGFMTGGGFTGATGSALGSGLGAALSPGGALGALGALGGGMASGVSSAFGVSAVTPAVTAGMGQASLVGTSFSAPASWSAATPGAAALTGGPGGWAVPSETHNNMASMPPPVPTGVGRAGMNYGTPRYGFRPKFMPKPMVV from the coding sequence ATGCTGGATTATGGAGCCCTGCCCCCCGAGGTCAACTCCGGGCGCATGTACACCGGTCCGGGGTCAGCACCGATGATGTCGGCCGCCTCGGCCTGGCGCGCGATGGCCGCCGAACTGGCTTCTGCCGCACACGGTTACGAAACAGTGGTCTCAGAACTGTCCAATGAGGAATGGCTCGGGCCGGGCTCGGCGTCGATGTCCGCCGCGGCAGCGCCCTACATCGCCTGGATGAACACCACCGCCGCGCAGGCCGAGCAGGCCGCGACCCAGGCCACCGCGGCCGCAACCGCCTTCGAGACCGCCCGGGCGGCCACGGTGCCCCCGGCGGTGGTCTCGACCAACCGGGTGCAGCAGGCCGCGCTGGTCGCGACGAACATCCTGGGTATCAACACCCCGGCCATCGCAGCCCTCGACGCCCACTACGCCGAGATGTGGGCCCAGGACGCCGCCGCGATGTACGGCTACGCCAGCGGATCGGCCGCCGCGTCCCAGGTGACACCGTTCAGCGAGCCCGCCCAAACCACCAACCCGGCAGGGCTGGCCGGACAGGGCGCCGCAGTCACTCAGGCCACAGGCACCAGCACTGCCAACAGCACAGCACAGGCGGCGCAGATGATCTCGACGCTGCCGAACGCCCTGCAGAGCATGGCCACGCCGGCAGCGTCGACGGACTGGATCGAGCAGATCATCGAATTCCTGTACAACGACCCGATCAACGGCTACGCGTACATGTTCGGCACCCCGCTGTACAACTTGTTCAACACCGCGGGCACCGGCGCGGCCTTCATCCCGTCTGCGCTGCTGCCAAGCCTCATCGGTTTCATGACCGGCGGGGGCTTCACCGGCGCCACCGGCAGCGCGCTCGGAAGCGGTCTGGGCGCTGCGTTGAGCCCCGGTGGTGCACTCGGCGCCCTGGGCGCGCTCGGCGGAGGCATGGCCAGCGGGGTCAGCAGCGCATTCGGGGTAAGCGCGGTCACCCCGGCGGTCACCGCCGGGATGGGTCAGGCCTCGCTGGTCGGGACGTCGTTCTCGGCGCCGGCCAGCTGGTCGGCGGCCACCCCCGGCGCCGCGGCCCTCACCGGGGGACCGGGCGGTTGGGCGGTTCCCTCGGAGACCCACAACAACATGGCCTCCATGCCCCCTCCGGTGCCGACCGGCGTCGGGCGGGCCGGGATGAACTACGGCACACCGCGTTACGGGTTCCGGCCCAAGTTCATGCCGAAGCCGATGGTGGTCTAG
- a CDS encoding PE family protein: MSFVTTQPEALAAAAGNLQAIGSALNAQSAAASAPTTGVVPAAADEVSALTAAQFAAHAGLYQSVAAQAAAIHEMFVATLNGSAESYAATEAANAVAAG, from the coding sequence ATGTCATTCGTGACTACCCAGCCGGAGGCGCTGGCCGCAGCCGCCGGCAACCTGCAGGCGATCGGTTCGGCGCTCAACGCCCAGAGCGCTGCCGCGTCAGCTCCGACCACCGGTGTCGTCCCCGCCGCCGCCGATGAGGTCTCGGCGCTGACCGCCGCGCAGTTCGCCGCGCACGCCGGCCTGTACCAGTCGGTTGCCGCGCAGGCCGCGGCCATTCACGAGATGTTCGTGGCCACCTTGAACGGCAGTGCCGAGTCCTACGCGGCCACCGAAGCCGCCAACGCGGTCGCGGCGGGTTAG